The Podospora pseudopauciseta strain CBS 411.78 chromosome 7 map unlocalized CBS411.78m_7.2, whole genome shotgun sequence genome contains a region encoding:
- a CDS encoding uncharacterized protein (EggNog:ENOG503PFQJ), producing MSIEYQLARIMSLAMLSGPFAIVMLSPASGRGADWHPSLISAYIALVLPALLLFVAYPATVDAQITCYGFAGQAYADNTLCPGSNACCGRKATCLSNRLCHNPNDPEGLWVRGPCAIREWDDSCGQICLYNETAASNGVLPRVVQCRDGSLCCNNDPQCCQDGKGTFLDEGGETVSTRATGATTSFPPLSETGTVRTTAPVPTTSTSPSPSPFSSTSSESTSSSSTTEIVVPPTNAGPATPAPTPSDEDNNGLKIGLGVGIPCAVLVAALLAFLFFRRQKKKASNGPVAELHGASRDMVEVHGHDAHAGGYYRSEFQSKMPPLYAGARPVGSTQQKHPVEMGGEMATELDSGPMPGNVIHMRRAEMG from the exons TTGCAATCGTCATGTTATCACCCGCATCAGGCCGGGGCGCTGACTGGCATCCCTCACTTATTTCGGCGTATATAGCGCTTGTTCTGCCagcattgttgttgttcgtCGCCTATCCCGCCACAGTAGACGCTCAAATAACATGCTACGGTTTTGCCGGCCAAGCCTACGCAGACAACACGCTCTGTCCTGGATCCAACGCCTGCTGCGGCCGAAAAGCGACCTGTCTATCCAATCGACTATGTCACAACCCAAACGATCCAGAGGGTTTATGGGTGAGGGGTCCATGTGCAATCCGGGAATGGGATGACAGCTGCGGACAGATCTGTCTTTACA ACGAAACAGCCGCCAGCAATGGGGTTCTGCCGCGTGTAGTACAATGCCGCGATGGTAGCCTTTGCTGCAACAACGATCCACAATGTTGCCAGGATGGCAAGGGGACCTTTCTcgatgaagggggggaaacaGTATCAACTCGAGCAACAGGTGCTACCACCAGCTTCCCCCCGTTAAGCGAGACCGGTACCGTCAGAACAACAGCCCCTGtgcccaccacctcaacatcaccatctccctctccatttTCCTCTACGTCCTCCGAATCcacatcttcttcctcgacaACGGAAATCGTGGTGCCGCCCACGAATGCCggaccagcaacaccagcgccAACCCCCTCGGACGAAGATAATAACGGACTAAAGATAGGATTAGGCGTGGGTATTCCCTGTGCTGTGTTAGTTGCTGCTTTGTTGGCATTTTTGTTCTTCAGGCggcagaagaaaaaggcctCCAACGGACCGGTGGCTGAGCTACACGGGGCTTCTCGTGATATGGTAGAGGTTCATGGGCATGACGCTCATGCAGGAGGGTATTATCGCTCAGAGTTTCAGTCCAAGATGCCACCCCTATATGCTGGTGCCAGGCCGGTGGGTAGTACTCAACAAAAGCATCCAGTAGAAATGGGAGGTGAGATGGCCACAGAATTGGACAGCGGCCCGATGCCGGGAAATGTGATACACATGAGGAGAGCCGAGATGGGTTAG
- a CDS encoding uncharacterized protein (COG:L; EggNog:ENOG504HH3F) — MARKRWYAVARGRQPGVYETWEQTEAQVLGFPDNRYKSFPTKEEAEKFVGENRNTEAEPLGDAETRDASTQPSAAGE; from the exons ATGGCCCGGAAAAGGTGGTACGCTGTGGCAAGGGGTCGCCAGCCGGGTGTATACGAGACATGGGA GCAAACCGAGGCGCAGGTTCTGGGATTTCCAGATAACCGTTACAAATCCTTtccaacaaaagaagaagccgagAAATTTGTAGGGGAGAACAGAAATACCGAGGCTGAGCCGCTTGGGGATGCTGAAACTCGGGACGCATCCACGCAGCCATCGGCAGCAGGTG AATAA